CCACCCCCACAGCCTGCAACTATAAGACCAGGTAAACATCACAGGGGAGGAACTGAGAATGGAGACGCTCCAGGTAAGACTAGGGCCCCCAGGTGCTTTGCAACTCCATCCAGGCCTCAGCTGGCACAAGGAGGGGAGAGTCCTACAACCTGATTGAGGTGGCTTCCTTCTAGAAGGATGGGGACAGCCAGTGGGCTTTCTGCCAGGAGGGCCCTAGGCAGGTGGAGCAGGGCCTGAGGGTGGGACTCTGCAGTGTGGGAGGATCTGGGGTTCCTGAGTATCAGGGGCAGAGAATCAAAGTGGGAGGGATGGGTCCTGAATGGAAGATGTCAGGCAGGGGAGCTGGGTCCTTGaatgtctggggggggggggggggtaagggcTCAGAGTAAAGATGTCTGGCTGGCCCTGAGACACTGGCCTTGTCCCAGGGGTtgctgctgtggctgctgctgagTGTGGGTGGGGTGTGGGCATCCAGGGGGCCATTGCGGCCGCTGTGCCGGCCCATCAACGCCACCCTGGCTGCTGAGAACGAAGCCTGCCCGGTCTGTAtcaccttcaccaccaccatctgtGCCGGCTACTGCCCCAGCATGGTGAGCTTCAGGGGATGATGGGGACCAGCCCTGCTGGACTGGGAACGACGGGTGCCACCTCAGCTTCAGGGTGGATTACTCAGGGCCAGGCCCACATCAGATGTAAAACGGCAGCTGGGATGGAAGGATGGCCCACcccctgggcaggggctggggaatTGGAAGTCAAAGCTGGGcatgtgggaggaagggagggagagcacagagggtcTGCTGGACACCTGAGTTTGAGACCTGGGGGGCGGCGGGAGAGCTCAGGGGAGGGCCTGACCACAGGCAGGTAGTCAtgcccctccatccctctcctggTCTACAGGTACGAGTGCTGCCAGCCGCCCTGCCACCTGTGCCCCAGCCAGTGTGCACCTACCATGAGCTGCACTTTGCTTCCATCCGGCTCCCCGGATGCCCGCCTGGCGTGGACCCCATGGTCTCCTTCCCCGTGGCCCTCAGCTGTCGCTGTGGGCCCTGCCGTCTCAGCAACTCCGACTGTGGGGGTCCCAGAGCTCAATCCTTGGCCTGTGACCGCCCCCTGCTCCCGGGCCTCCTGTTCCTCTAAGGATCCCCTCCTGCCCCAACTCCTGGAGCCAGCAGatgctccttccctcccctcccaatAAAGGCTTCTCAAACTGCACTCAGGTTGTCTTTGTCAGGCTCAGGATGCATGTACGCATgtagatgcacacacacacagaatgggtCTAGTttttcagggcatctgggtggctcagtaggttgggcatctgattcttgattttggctcagttcatgatcttgggatcatgggatcaagccccacactgggcttcacactgggcatcCTGGAGCCTCCCTAgggttctctctttctccctctccctctgccctccccctgccattCCCtcaagctctaaaaaaaaaaaaaaaaaaaaaaagagagagagagagagagagagagaatgggtcCAGTTTCAGAACCATTTTATACAAAGTTACAGCGTCAGAACTCTAGTAGAAAACAGGGCGTGGGGGGGGTGAAGGTGACATCAGCTCAGGAGGTGTCCATGGTTTCACCTTctgtggggagaaggaagggggggcCATGTGGTCAGTGTGGTCTCGAGGGAAGGGCCTGAGATACCCAGGCTACATATGGCCTACCCCCCTGGGGTGGGTGACCCTGGGGACAGGTGCAGCAGGGGACACTCACTGAGCTCGTTGAAGAGAAAGGCATCCTGGTACTCCTTCATGTACTGCGTGGAGCGTGACTCGTCCAGAAAGAGTGAGTAGACCCGTTTGATGTCATCTACCTGTACTTCCGTGCCCTGATAGGGAAAGGCCAGATCTCAGTGGGGCCCCTCACAGTGCAGCGGGTCAGGGTAAAGACCCCAGGGCCAGACTGCTTGGGCCTGAATCCTGCATCAGCCACCTCCCGGCTGAGGGTCCAACCCCTCCGgtccttagtttcttcatctgtaagatggactTGACGGCATTAACTTTGAGATGAGAGACATCTATgaagcacctgctatgtgtcaggcGAGGAAATACAGGTATAAACTCCGCAGACCCAACTTCCCAGCCTTTGAAAACCTATGTTCTGGGGCTAAATGCAACAACGCCCTCCAAGCCCTTGGAGTGAGGAGTAGGTCACTCACTTGGGCGGGCCCCGGGGGTTACTGGGCTAGCTGACCTTGCGTTTCCGGCACACCAGGCTGGCAGCTGTGATAAGCTGGATGGCGTAGCGTAATGAGGTCTCCAGGCCGATGCGCGTCAGCACCGTGTAGGCGTCCTCACTCATTTCTACGTCTTCCTCTTCACACCtgtgggcaggtggggtggggtggggtggggtggggtgtggtcAGCCAGGGCCAGGGCTCTGACTGCAGCAAACCCCTGGCTGGCGCTTCCCCCTGGGCGCTATTGGAAGTCCTGGGGGACATGTGGAGTCTATGTTCACAGAACCACAGAACGGTAAGCAAGAAGGGCCACTGAGGCATGGGCTGGACCTGTCACCTGGGCTTCCAACCCTCTCCAGCCAGGGCTCTTTCCCCAGTGTCAGCCACTGGCCCACCACCAGATCTGAGGCCATTGCTTGgttgcccagcccagcccagccctacCTCATGCAGGCCCAGAGACCTACCCCCTCAGACCTCACTGCCTCCACTTGCCAAATAGGGTGGGTGCCAGCCCTGCTTCTCAGACCCGTAGCCTGGTCCTGCCCCAGAACCCCAGGCGGCCCTGCCCATACCGGATGCGGAGGATCTGCTTTGTGTCCTTCTCACTGTAGGGAGAGGTGGAGACGATGAGCAGTCGGTCTAGTAGGTCGATGGGGATGCCATGGGGGCTCTGGTAGCTGGTACCCCGGatcctggggaggaggagaaagggagggtggTCAGGGTGATGCTCCCAGAACCCAGCTCTCCATTTCCTCTACTTAAAATACCCCACCCACCCTCTCCATCACAGCCCACTCACTAGGCAAATACCACCTAACCTTCAGCTCATGGCTACTGTCATCACCAACCGTGCAGCTGTCCCCCAGCTGTGTCACCACCCCCGCCCACAGAAAACTGGGTTGGTCTGAGCTAGGTATCTATATCCAGGATTACTGAGTCAAGGTCTCACTCCTCTGCTTGACATAGAGCTCCACAGGTAAGAGACTGTGATGGTCCTATTCTGTGCTATTCGTGCTGCACCTGGCCCAGAGCAGGCCCTGGCACATGGCAGTGCCAGGAGAGACTGGATTCTTGTAATTTGTGGTAGTGACATTCTAttaagggggggggaggggcagacgctCACTAGCAAATGATGAACCACTGCTTCTCGGAGATGTATGTGGTAGGTTCTTGTGAGCCTTTGGTCACAATATTTTTGTCAACCAACCAATATATAACCTGGTTCTACGTGCTTCTGTTTAAAGACATCTTATTTAGCATACACTACTGACCCACTCGCATTGAACTCATGGCTGACAGCACTCTACATTATGCCTGGAACGAAGCTCATCtgacacacacactttctctgtAAGGCACATCCATCCTCGCCTTGTGCCTGGGCAACTAGGGGGCCCTTTTAAATCCCAAATCATCAATAAAAAGCAGATAACAAGGCATGAaaaggacacccccccccccaaaaaaaaagaaaaagaaaagacaagaaaagaaaaggacactCATGTACAGCAGGTGAGCTGCAACCAGAAAGCAGGTAGGGCGCCAACTTGCTGGACCTTAGATTAGAGGGTCCACACCCAGTCACACAGGAGCACCAGAGTGTTGTCAGCactgattgggggggggggggcaggggagaggggcttACAAATCAATTTAAGTGAGAGTACGTAGACTCAAGAATACATTTTATGCAGATAACAGAGGAGCGACTTGGGTTTGTGCCCTGGCCCAGGATGTGCCCCGTGTGCAGCTGCCACATATTTGCCCTCAGCTGGCCCCTTCCTATCTTCGTTAGGAGAGGCAACTCTGGCTCTGACACCTTCTCCATGCAACCTCAGGCACGTCACCAGGCCTCGCTATCCTCCTCTGTAATGTGGGGCTGAGACAATATCCACCTCCTGAACTTCTTTTAAGGGTCAGAGCTGTTCACCCAGGAAAGAAGCCACAGAAAATCTGTACCTTTGTCCTCTGTAATGATGGCCACCCTCCACCGACCAGTTTTAGCTGCCACATGGCCACAGCACTGGAGAAGACATTCTTCAGCTTCCAGTGCAGCCAGGGTGGTGCTGGGCAGTGGGTGATGGTGGAAGTGCTAAGTGCACCCTCCAGGCCCCAGCCTCCCAGGGGAGCTGTTTACCACCCACTTCCTTCTCCCTGTCCACCAAAATACAGATGAGGCAGAGAAGAAGACCAGCTGGGACAACAGGACGAGAGGTGCTGGCAATACCCTAGGGCACAGATTCCCAGAACCAGGTGAGCTCCATGGCTCTAAAATTTTCCCCTGGCATTCTTAGGCCAAAAGCAATATTAAGTTTTGTTCTATAAGGTCATTAGGGCTAAATGACCTAACTGTAGTGATGCAGGCAGTGTCCAACACATCTGTCTCTGTGCATCCCTCAGAaactcaaaaacaacaacaacaaaaaaacaaacaaaaaaaagaaactcaaaaacatgagcctaggtggctcagcggtttggcatctgccttcggctcagggcgtaatcctagagtctgaggatcgagtcccacatcaggctccctgcatggagcctgcttctccctctgcctgtgtctctgcctttgtgtctctcatgaataaataaataaaatcattaaaaaaagaaagaaaagaaaaaaaagaaaagaaaagaaaaggaaagaaagaaaagaaactcagaacATCCCAGAGCACTCATGTGTTTTCGGCAGCATCCTGGCATGCCTTGGCACACAGTTTGGGAACTTGAGCCTCAAGGGCTACAGGaactaaaatacagaaagaacatGATCCTCAACTTCCTGATAGAGCAGAACTGCCTGCCTACCGCCCTGAGCACCCGCCTGCTTTGTTTTAGGGAGAAGCTAAAAGACAAACTTTGTCTAGGCCTCCGTACATGGATAGCCTTGTGACACCAGCTAAGTCCATACCCTTCCTGACAGGGAACTCAACAAACATTCCCTGTTTACCCTGTGCCCATACCCACTACCTGGAGCACCCTGTTTCTCCCAGAGACCTCTGGGGAGGCCAGCAGCTGGCTCACCGGGTGATGCCTCGGTTGGTGGCCATGATGAGGACAGGCGCCATGTCACTCTCCAGGGCCCGATTGAGGAAGGAGAAGCTCTCAATGTCCAGCATGTGGACCTCGTCGATAAACAGCACCTGGGAGCCATTGGGGAATGTGTCAAACCTACCACCCAAGCCTCTTTCCTCCCATTTGCTCTCCCTATGAGCCGCCTGCCCTGGCCACACCCTGGTACTCACGCCAGGGATGATCTCAGCCTTGCCCTCCTCACGCCACTCGGCCACCTTGGCATTGATCTGCTCTCGGACTTCTGACTTGATCTCCCCTGTGTCACCTGAGGCAGGTGGGGGTGACACAGGGAGTGTCAGAGAGGAGacagggccagagggccagagagTGGACAGAGAGAGACGAAGACGGGACACCAGGGATAGAGGGAAGAGAGATCAAAACTGGAGTGGCAAAGTGACAGAAGGAGTGTCCCAGAGAAGTGACAGAAGGAGTGTCCCATTCGGTCTGCAATGTCCCAGAGAAGAAGACCCAAGGCAAAGAACCCAGGAAGAAGAGAGGGTAGGACATGCAAGCCCCCGTTGGGACTATCCAAGAGGGAATGAGGGCAACACTGTGGGTAGGACGAACCAGGGGGCTGTACTGGAGGTAGGAGGAGCGGTGTGTGCCAAGAACAGAGCCAGCCTGCTGGGCCTCACCTGAGAAGAGAGCCAGGAAGCCCTGGGTGCGGGAGTTGATGACATCAATCTCATGCAGGGACACAGTGTGTACGACCTCCTTGCGTTTCTGGAGCTCTCCGTCTGGACACTGCACAAACTTGGTCTATGGGgccaggggacagggagggagaggtaaGAGTAAAGAAGAACATGAAAGGGGGCCCAAAGGGGCTGTCTGGGTGGAGAGTTGGGGGAGATTGGACTTCCTGGGGTAGAGCTGAGAATCCAGAAATCCCAGGTCCAAGAGGAAGTTACCACCAGGGCACTCGAGAGCACTGAAGGATCGGAGATTACTGGAGGACCTCAGAAACCATGAGCAAACTGCAAAGATGAAGTGCCCTCCTTGTCCTGGTGGGTACAGGGAAGAACCAGGAGTAAGGGACATGAAGTGGGGCAACTGGAGGATCCGGACCCTCTGGGCCATGGGGGTGATAGAGGAGATGCAAACATCCTGGTGCCTGGAGTGAGTGGACCTCCAAAACCCTGGCCCACCTGGGAGCCCATGGCATCATAGTCGCGAGCACGTGTGAAGGAGCGGCCCAGCTTGGAGATCTTGCCCGTGGCCTTGTCAATGGTAATCACATCCCTGCATGTGGAGGAGGGTGGGAGTGAGGACATGAAAGGGCTTGAGATTCCTCCACCCTGACCACCTACCATGGCCCCCTGCCACTCACCCAGCCTGGACCTTGTCCTTAGTCAGGGACTCAATCATCTTGGTGCCCAGGTCGTATATAGTCTCCATCTCTGTGGTCTTGAGGGTCAGCTTGCCGACCTTAGAGCCCTGAGATGGGTGACAGGCCAGCCAAGGAGTTCAGAGGGGGCCCATTGTCTCCCCAACACAGCTTGGAAATGGGCATGACATAGGGATGCTTAAGGGGGCAATGGACTGTGGATATGTCAAAACTTAACATcctataaactttttaaaaaattatttatttatttatttatttgagagagggagaggcactggtggggctcagtggttgagcatctatctgcctttggctcatgtcatgatccccaggtcctgggatggagtctgcatCAGTCTTCCAGCACATCCACCTGTCTCTTATTTCTAGTGAGCTGTTCTTTTTGTAGGGAAAGATGGCAGGACAAAAGGGCTGGGattcaggaggaagagagagatggttttggttttacatttttattttattatattttaaagatttatcgaTTTATTTACATAATCTTTACATcagaggcacccgggtggctcacttggttaagcatctgactttggctcaggtcatgatcccggagtcctgggatcaagccccaggtctggttccctgctcagcaggaaatctgcctttccctctccctgtgcccctacttatgctctctattaaaaaaaaaaaaaagaaaagaaaagaaaaaagaaatcttaaaaatgggCAATCTCGACTAATGCATGGGAATGCATTGCTGGGTGAGAAAACCAATGACACCCAAGAAGTGACAACAGGCAAGGGCAGCCACCCTTGTGAGGATGTGGGGTGTTGTAGAAAGAGCAATGAGGTAGGGATGGGAACtggcaaagttctttttttttttcttcaaagttctAATTTCTTATCTTGGTGGCAGTTCTAAGGAGATTTGTTTTATAATAACTTACTAGACCATTCGCTTATTTTACGTGCTCCTTTACATCTGTTGCAATTTACAACAAAAATgttggggcatttgggtggctcggtggttgagcatctgcctttggctcaggtcgtgatcccagggtcctgggatcgagtaccgcatcaggttccctgtgaggagcctgcttctccctctccctatgtctctgcctctctctgtgtgtctctcatgaataaataaatctaaaaaaaaaaaaaaaaaagttaaaattcttagctgaaaaaaaaaaaaaaggagcaaatcaCCATGACCATGTAAGCTGGATAGGATACACCTTTTAGGGCTAAGCTGCATAAAATCTCACAGAACAGGTTCTTAAGCCTAACCATTAACTGTGAGCTGAACACTAGGTGTTTACAtgacatgttggcaaattgaatttaaattatttaagataaattttaaaaaagaaagaaagaacgaactgtgagagggacacctggctggctcagtgagaacagcatgcaactcttgatcttggggtcatgagttcgagccccgcaTGTTGTAGGCAgagatgatttaaataaataaaagttaaaaaaaagggatccctgggtggcgcagcggtttggcgcctgcctttggcccagggcgtgatcctggagacccgggatcgaatcccacatagggctcctggtgcatggagcctgcttctccctctgcctgtgtctctgcctctctctctctctctctctgtgactatcataagtaaataaaaattaaaaaaaaaaaaaaaaaagttaaaaaaaaaaatttaagtgtgaGGAACTTCCAGACCTTCTCTGTCATGACACCACTTGCTTTTAACGACTCAGGGTGTCACTCACAAGTGGataaactggggcacctgggtggctcagtggtttagcgccaccttcagcccagggcatgatcctggagacccgggatcgaattccacattgggctccctgcatggagcatgcttctccctctgcctgtgtctctgcctctctctctctatgtctctcatgaataaataaaaaaaatctttaaaaaaaaatgtggataaaCTGTCAATGACCCCCACAGTACGCAGTAGAGGGCTCTGACCTGCAGCTCAAACATCCAACATCCCTTGGGTTCTGGCACCCCATCCTCCAGCCCCGGAGGTGGCCCAGGCTCAGCAGCAGACTCACCGTCCCTGTGGCTGGACGGTCAATCTGGATCTCCACCACTTCCCCTTCAATGATCTCAGTCTCCTCCCTAAGCGGAAAACAGgtgtgagcagagagcccgaggcCCAGGCCCTTGCAAATGGCTAACTCCCATGAGCCCTTAGGCATGGGACAAGCCGGACACGGCAGGCAGGGGTCATCCCAAGGCCACTGCATGCTAACTCCATCCCCCACACCGGGTCCTGTGCTTACTTGATTCGAACGCCAATAGAGCGCCGGAAGGCCTGGGTCAGTGCCTCTGTCTTACTCATCTCCAGCGAGAAGATCTCACTGCCTGCGATGGCTGTGAACGGGGTGTCAGGGCCCAGGGCCTGTGCCATGCCTGAGGAAGAGGTGGTCTGGGTAAGTGGGGACAGCCTGGCACCACGTCCCTAACACCTACTCTGTGTCAAACCagctcttctccctcctctggaAGTAGCGTAGGTGAAATACACATAGTGTTGGGGGCAGACAGGGAGACATGGAGAAAGCCAGGGATGGTGGGCTACATAGAAGACCTGGACTCGAACCCCATGCTGACCAGAAGGTTAATTTCATGACCCTATAACCTCGCCAGTGCTCTAGAAGTTGTTTAGCCTTTTAGGCTTGGGGGTAATGAGCAGGAATCAAGGCCAAAAGAGGACTGAAAGAGTAGTTAAGGGTGGTGGCTCTAGAGCCAGACCACCTAGGTTCGAATCCCGGTTCTACCGCTTAGCACCATGTGATCCTAAGAAGTCttgtctgtttgtctctctgtaTAACGAGGACCACAACAGAACAAGTGCTGGTGTGGGACCGCACCTGCAGAGAAGCGATCTGGGGGTGGCAGGCATGCACTGGTGCTCAACCATGAACCCATCACATGACCTGTAACCAGCCCAGGGACAGGTCTTCTGTCTGGCCTGGGGCTGGCCGGCAGACACCGGGACTGACCTTGCAGTCACTCTAAGCACCACGTCAAGTCTCACAGACAGGAAGTCACTGGACCCTTCTGACCAGTAAGAGGTGGAAATTCTTCCTGGTCCCCTTTCCAGACATGTGCCACACTCTTGCCTGGATAGCCCCGTCCCATATTGGGTGTCCAGAAGACTCCCAGACACCCTGCAAGTCTTAGCTGAGGGCCTGACTTCTCTGGGAAGTCTCTCCTGACAATTGCCATCAcatccctccctgctccctcatGTCATGTTAATGTCCCATAGTGTCGCAGCAGAATGAAGCATTTAAGTCTCTGCCATTTTGGGCTGTCTGTTGAATGTGGCCGAACCCAACCTTGATTTACACAGAAAGGATTATCTGGCAGGGACCAGAAGAGCTTCTTCCCTGAGAGGCCTCTTACCCATGGCAATAGCCGTCTTCCCAGTGCCCGGCTGGCCAGCGATGAGCACGGCCCGCCCGGCGATCTTCCCTTCCCGGATCATCTCCAGCACAACACCAGCTGCCCGCCGGGCTGCCAGCTGCCCCACCATGCCCTGGGAAGCCTGTAGAGTGGGAGGTGAGAGCACACCATGTGACTTCCTACTGGACTGCCACCCCCATTTCTACCACCTCCAGACTAGTGAGATGAAAGGGCACGATGCTGGTTAGGACctgggaaaagcaaaaaaagccTTTTCCACCCCAAATTTTTAGGACTAATAAAACTCTACATATGGCTAAATTTTATAGATAAGTAGCCAAAGGTCTGGGAGATCCTAACATGCCCAGGGACCCTGGGAACCCTGTACATCCATGGATCAGCCTTCCCAGCCCACTGCCCTCAGTTCTACCTGCCGTGGCTCCAAGGCATCATCCAGTCCCAGTCCCCGGATGTGGGAGTGCGCACCTGTGGGGGGacgggggagagggggtgggggaggaagaacCAGAAGACACGTTTACCAGCCAGCTTGTGATAATGTGTGGCCTGAGGAAAGGGGCAGCTTCTCTCAGCCCTGGCTTCCTCCTTGGTCAAATGAGGGAGGGGGGGTCCATGTCTCTACGTTACTGGGAGAATAGCTAGTGGGGGTAAATGCTCAATAAGCTGGAGCTGCCCTTAGGATACTGCAGAGGGGACCAGAATCACCCAGATCTGGTTAACCACATCAGATCAGGATCTAACCGTGACCACTAACAATCACAAACACTTTATGTTTATAGCCTAAGTGGCCCCACAGATTCTTATTTTGTGCCACGTAACCCTGAGAAACAGGAGTCCCAGCTATTACCACCCAGGAGTGCTTCTGGGGTTCAAAAACCTCCTCAGGCCCTCATCAACACAAATTCGAGAAGGGAGCCCAGAGAGGTCAGGCtccttgcccaagaccacacagcccAGCGAGAGAAGACCACACAGCCCAGCGAGAGGTAAAGACGTGGGATTTCATTGTTTCACAATGGACTAGGGCTGGGCAAATGATAGCCTGTGGCTCAGTcgcttgtttttgtaaataaagctttattggaacacagccacatcctCTAACTTACTTACtgcctgtggctgctttcacactgcaATGGGAGAACTGATGTTTTTTCTACAGAAGAgatttaccatctggccctttgAGAAAAGATTCGCTGACCCCAGCACTAGATTTTAAGCACCCTGAGGGCTGGTACTGGGAGTTGCTGGTGTCTACTGGGTCTTTTGATAGCTGAAACCGTGTTGGCCCTTGCATGCTGAGGGTTTATCAATGACCTGATGGAATCTTGTATCAATACTGATGAGGTGAACACCTTTgctccattttgtagataaggacTCCAGGGCAGAGAGCAACTAGCCTCTTGCAGCAGAAGTGGTCCCCAGCACTGGGCCTCCAGAACCCACGTTGCTAGCCTCTTTACTTCTGGGCCTCCCTTATAGGCAGAGTGAACAAATGTGCACAAAGGAGTATAGTTTCCTTTTCCATGCAGGTAAAGCTCTTTGCGGAGGCTGCACTCTGTTGGCCCACTACACCCCAACTTCGTACTCCTAGATTTATGGCCTACTCTGCACATTGAGCCAGGACCAGTGGCTTGACTGCTCTGAGTCAAAGTTTCttccattaaataaaatacaggagaGCAGTTACAATGCACATCTGCTGGGATGGCTGTGAGAACCTGGCAGGACATGAACTCATGCATTTGCTGGTtatctgttgagcatctgctctgcTGGGGCCCCTGCTAGGGACACAGCCAGAAACAGGCCAgacctggtccctgccctcatggagctaaTGCCAGTGTGCGCTGAGGGCATGGGACATTCAGTTCTAGGCCAAGCCCAGCAGGCACTCAGCAAGCAGATACTTTTATGATTTCCAAGCAAAATGCTAGGACACCCAGGAGCCTAACCGGGGTAGCCAAGCCAGCAGAAGTGCGGCCAGGGTTGCATCCCAGGTTGCAGCCTAGCAAGGTCCTCCATGTGCCATCTGAGCCCACTCTGGCACTCAGCCCTATCTCCCCCCATCAGAGAGGGGGATGCGATGGCCCCTGGGCTGGTTGGCTCTGTGGGGTGCAGGCAGGCTCTAGGCCCTGCTCACTCACCAATACGCTCAATTCTTGTCACATCTCGGATCTCTGGGACCTTGGTTGTGGCTGTCTGGGGTTAGAGGAAGACATATCAGAAAAGCCCTTATGATCCCAGTTTTCACCaactcctctgtccctcctgcccacATCCCTAGAGGCagtcctttccattctttttccccACAGGCAGGCCAATAGCCCAAACAACTGTCACTCCCACCCTTCTTGCTTGTCACCACTAACGCTGGTTGGTTGACCCCAGTCAACAGTGTCCCAGAAAGACAAGGACCGTGTCTGTCTCGTTCACAGCACTGTCCCCAGGGCCTAGCACATTATTTGGA
This portion of the Vulpes lagopus strain Blue_001 chromosome 2, ASM1834538v1, whole genome shotgun sequence genome encodes:
- the RUVBL2 gene encoding ruvB-like 2, which translates into the protein MATVTATTKVPEIRDVTRIERIGAHSHIRGLGLDDALEPRQASQGMVGQLAARRAAGVVLEMIREGKIAGRAVLIAGQPGTGKTAIAMGMAQALGPDTPFTAIAGSEIFSLEMSKTEALTQAFRRSIGVRIKEETEIIEGEVVEIQIDRPATGTGSKVGKLTLKTTEMETIYDLGTKMIESLTKDKVQAGDVITIDKATGKISKLGRSFTRARDYDAMGSQTKFVQCPDGELQKRKEVVHTVSLHEIDVINSRTQGFLALFSGDTGEIKSEVREQINAKVAEWREEGKAEIIPGVLFIDEVHMLDIESFSFLNRALESDMAPVLIMATNRGITRIRGTSYQSPHGIPIDLLDRLLIVSTSPYSEKDTKQILRIRCEEEDVEMSEDAYTVLTRIGLETSLRYAIQLITAASLVCRKRKGTEVQVDDIKRVYSLFLDESRSTQYMKEYQDAFLFNELKGETMDTS
- the LHB gene encoding lutropin subunit beta, with product MGRAEAVPPWARCLAGPETLALSQGLLLWLLLSVGGVWASRGPLRPLCRPINATLAAENEACPVCITFTTTICAGYCPSMVRVLPAALPPVPQPVCTYHELHFASIRLPGCPPGVDPMVSFPVALSCRCGPCRLSNSDCGGPRAQSLACDRPLLPGLLFL